One stretch of Pedobacter riviphilus DNA includes these proteins:
- the gap gene encoding type I glyceraldehyde-3-phosphate dehydrogenase has protein sequence MRLAINGFGRIGRTFLRLALAEGFEVVAINDLADAKTMAHLFKYDTVHGVFAGSVSAKPDALVIDALSIPVFAIRAADELPWSALHVDLVVDCTGKNLTREAAEKHITSGAKQVLISAPAADDIPMVVLGVNEDHIDLTSSILSNASCTTNNIAPMIKILNDNWGVEEGYITTIHSMTGDQNLHDANHKDLRRARAASSSIIPTTTGAAKAITHIFPELDGRLGGAGIRVPVLNGSLTDFTCLLKKKTTIKEINTAFKRAADNELKGLVQYTEDPIVSVDIIDNPHSCVFDSLLTSIVGDMVKVVGWYDNEYGYSSRLIDVVRKIETLSKA, from the coding sequence ATGAGGCTGGCAATAAATGGTTTTGGTAGAATAGGAAGAACATTTTTACGCTTAGCATTGGCTGAGGGATTTGAAGTAGTGGCCATTAACGACTTGGCAGATGCCAAAACGATGGCTCATTTATTTAAGTACGATACTGTTCATGGTGTTTTCGCAGGGAGTGTTTCTGCAAAACCAGATGCACTGGTGATTGATGCGCTTTCGATTCCGGTTTTTGCAATTAGAGCAGCTGATGAGTTGCCCTGGTCGGCATTGCACGTTGATTTAGTTGTTGATTGTACAGGTAAAAACCTAACCAGGGAGGCAGCCGAAAAACACATTACATCGGGTGCAAAACAGGTGCTTATTTCTGCTCCGGCAGCCGATGATATTCCGATGGTGGTTTTAGGGGTAAACGAAGATCATATTGATTTAACTAGTTCTATACTATCGAATGCGAGCTGTACAACCAATAATATTGCCCCAATGATTAAGATTTTAAATGATAACTGGGGTGTTGAAGAAGGTTATATTACCACTATACACTCCATGACGGGCGATCAGAACCTGCATGATGCTAACCATAAAGATTTACGCAGGGCAAGGGCCGCCTCATCCTCCATTATTCCAACTACAACAGGGGCAGCAAAAGCCATTACCCATATTTTTCCAGAATTGGATGGCCGTTTAGGTGGGGCAGGAATCAGGGTTCCGGTTTTAAACGGATCATTAACCGATTTTACCTGTCTGTTAAAAAAGAAAACCACGATTAAAGAAATTAATACTGCCTTTAAACGCGCTGCAGATAATGAGTTGAAGGGCCTTGTACAATACACGGAAGACCCGATTGTATCGGTCGATATTATTGATAACCCACATTCCTGCGTATTCGATTCGCTATTGACTTCTATTGTAGGCGATATGGTTAAAGTAGTGGGCTGGTATGATAACGAATATGGTTATAGCAGCCGTTTAATCGATGTGGTAAGGAAAATAGAAACGCTTTCTAAAGCTTGA
- a CDS encoding MraY family glycosyltransferase, translating into MLKDILNTSPDYFCIAIFILAFSIVIISIPSIIYTSLKYGLFDKNDLYRKKHKRNISRLGGLAIVGSFTVSILLFSSIINFKEANFLIVSCIILSALGLKDDVYGTNTSTKFILQIVVAFILVFFGAFRLTSLYGVLGIGNMAPLWGSLFSIALIIFLNNAFNLIDGIDGLAGGIGILTSLAFGILFSFMGQVPYAFIAFALAGAIAGFLKYNWFPAKIFMGDTGALIIGLISAALAIKFIELNKFTGENKPAFYSAPAIAVAILIVPIFDSLRVFTIRILKGRSPFKGDRNHIHHRLEQLGFKSSWIVISTAGFNLATIAATIFLQHLGNFVLILLIIGLCIVFNTLLTLSLLKRKGR; encoded by the coding sequence TTGCTAAAAGATATTCTGAATACCAGCCCTGACTATTTCTGTATAGCCATATTTATTTTGGCCTTTTCAATCGTAATTATTAGTATTCCAAGTATCATCTATACTTCTTTAAAGTATGGCCTTTTTGATAAGAATGATCTGTACCGTAAAAAACATAAACGCAATATTTCACGTTTAGGTGGCTTAGCCATTGTAGGTAGTTTTACGGTAAGTATCTTGCTTTTTTCTTCCATTATTAATTTTAAAGAAGCCAACTTTTTAATTGTATCATGTATCATTCTTTCTGCACTTGGTTTAAAAGATGACGTTTACGGTACCAATACCAGTACGAAATTTATTTTGCAGATCGTTGTAGCCTTTATCCTGGTTTTTTTTGGTGCTTTCCGTTTAACAAGTTTGTACGGGGTATTGGGTATAGGAAATATGGCGCCCTTATGGGGAAGCCTTTTTTCGATCGCATTAATTATTTTCCTGAATAATGCATTCAATTTAATTGATGGCATTGACGGATTGGCAGGTGGAATCGGCATTTTAACGAGCCTGGCTTTTGGTATTTTGTTTTCTTTTATGGGGCAGGTACCTTATGCATTTATTGCCTTCGCCCTGGCAGGTGCCATTGCTGGCTTTTTAAAGTACAATTGGTTTCCGGCTAAAATATTTATGGGTGATACGGGTGCACTGATTATCGGGCTTATCTCTGCCGCGTTAGCGATTAAATTTATAGAGCTCAATAAGTTTACCGGAGAAAATAAACCTGCTTTTTACTCCGCGCCAGCAATAGCGGTAGCCATACTAATCGTACCCATCTTCGACTCATTGAGAGTTTTTACCATCCGTATTTTAAAAGGGAGGTCTCCGTTTAAGGGAGACCGCAACCACATTCACCACCGTTTAGAGCAGTTAGGGTTTAAGTCTAGCTGGATCGTAATTTCTACTGCCGGGTTTAATCTGGCTACAATAGCGGCCACCATTTTCCTTCAGCATCTTGGGAATTTTGTGCTGATTTTGCTCATTATTGGGCTCTGTATTGTGTTTAATACCCTGCTTACCTTAAGCCTGCTTAAAAGGAAAGGCAGGTAA
- a CDS encoding glycosyltransferase family 2 protein, which yields MKISLITVVYNGETFLQECFNSVIAQTYANVEYIVIDGGSTDRTLNIIQENRSAIDYFVSEKDKGLYDAINKGIERATGEVIGILNADDLFAHPDVLAAVAKTFIDQQEIDGLYGDLNYIHPTSHKIIRKWKSRQNTIQDFQKGWMPAHPTLYLKRSLFEKNGDYALDLGTAADYELILRYFYTHKIKAFYLPVLMVNMRTGGVSNQSLGSRISAFVNDYKALKRNKVPMPFWVLLKKKLSKLSQF from the coding sequence ATGAAAATATCCCTCATTACAGTCGTTTACAATGGAGAAACATTTTTACAGGAATGTTTCAATTCGGTAATTGCACAAACTTATGCTAATGTAGAGTATATCGTAATTGATGGAGGATCGACAGACAGAACCCTGAATATTATTCAAGAAAACAGATCTGCCATTGATTATTTTGTTTCTGAGAAAGATAAAGGTTTATACGATGCCATTAATAAGGGGATTGAAAGGGCAACAGGAGAAGTAATCGGGATTTTAAATGCCGATGATTTATTTGCGCACCCTGATGTGTTGGCAGCGGTAGCCAAAACCTTTATCGATCAACAGGAAATAGATGGACTTTATGGTGATCTCAATTATATACATCCTACATCGCATAAAATTATCAGGAAATGGAAATCACGGCAAAACACAATTCAGGACTTTCAAAAAGGCTGGATGCCCGCACACCCCACGCTATATCTAAAAAGATCGTTGTTTGAAAAAAATGGGGATTACGCATTAGACTTAGGCACTGCTGCCGATTACGAATTAATATTACGTTACTTTTATACCCACAAGATCAAAGCGTTTTATTTACCTGTTTTAATGGTGAATATGCGCACAGGAGGGGTAAGTAATCAATCTTTAGGGAGCAGGATATCTGCTTTTGTTAATGATTATAAAGCACTAAAAAGAAATAAGGTACCCATGCCTTTTTGGGTATTGCTAAAGAAAAAGCTAAGCAAACTCAGTCAGTTTTAG
- a CDS encoding polysaccharide biosynthesis/export family protein produces the protein MNLNRKYIYLLITLLSIFFLNACSVRKQRTLFYAPSDIVTDTIKHVYVVNDQGISDAYYKIKISDQLAIRNVQNPEFGATTSGSSGTLSNTTSGTAQNMLSYPVEPDGMVNLPAIGKVEVVGLTRREATIKIQDLYKQKLLKDPIIELTVVNLKVTLLGEFSKQGNFLLEKDNTSLIEIIGEAGGITKTADPKTLKIIRGDRSHPEIIYVNLTDINSLASKKLILQNNDIIVLQPTKSAALSEKLQSFNNIVQPLLVVVNLAVLIFTVTR, from the coding sequence ATGAACCTCAATCGAAAATATATTTATTTGTTAATCACTTTGCTTTCCATTTTCTTTTTAAATGCCTGCTCGGTTCGCAAGCAACGCACCTTATTTTACGCACCTTCCGACATTGTTACTGATACAATCAAACACGTTTATGTTGTTAACGATCAGGGTATAAGCGATGCTTATTATAAAATCAAGATTAGCGATCAATTGGCCATAAGAAATGTGCAGAACCCCGAATTTGGAGCTACTACATCTGGTAGTTCCGGTACCCTATCGAATACGACTTCAGGCACGGCTCAGAATATGCTTTCTTATCCGGTAGAGCCGGATGGCATGGTTAATCTACCAGCCATTGGAAAAGTAGAAGTTGTGGGCTTAACCAGGCGTGAAGCTACAATCAAAATCCAGGATCTCTATAAACAAAAATTATTAAAAGACCCGATTATAGAGCTAACCGTTGTTAACTTAAAAGTAACTTTATTGGGTGAATTTAGTAAGCAAGGCAACTTTCTGCTTGAGAAAGACAATACCAGCCTAATCGAAATCATTGGTGAGGCCGGCGGGATTACGAAAACTGCAGATCCTAAAACCTTAAAAATTATCCGCGGCGACCGAAGCCATCCCGAAATTATTTATGTAAACTTAACCGATATTAATAGTTTGGCAAGTAAAAAACTGATATTGCAGAATAACGACATCATTGTATTGCAACCTACTAAGAGTGCTGCACTGAGCGAGAAACTTCAGAGTTTTAACAATATCGTACAACCACTACTTGTGGTGGTTAACCTTGCCGTATTAATTTTTACTGTGACACGCTAA
- a CDS encoding GumC family protein: protein MEKAEDLEVKAVSQQIDFYKIFRVFWSRWYWIAGCIAIALVVAKIKVLYTLPIYQTGASLKLQDSNPSVSTNNQMPTQVYNYTDKIQAESFVIRSNDVVLNAIASLDYKISYYLKGRIRTTELYPSIPFQIEIIQQDSVNFNRGLYNIEAIDNKSFSISDPNNEKAKPTIHRYGEVLNMGNMRFRIKSIVPKGDYSFKFNTKEDFIGRAMGLNVAEAARFTNVMSLSLTDGNPVFAADMLNAIMKEYVRYDLIQRQRSAKQTVQFIDTQLGFINTEAGKSGNTLANYKTQNKMVDLGSTTSTTIGKLSDFEKQKTELNIKQLAIKQLEDQVNNNRSKVEIGLDIEGDLNSGLGTLVTQLNTLLANRILKLNQFNADSQPVKQIDQQIANVKASIRSSVQAMRNNNEQTIRYINSQISAVNQNISTIPAKEQNFVKLSTNFEVNNKVRSYLSEKKLEAEMNAAATVSGAAIVNLAYPSYYSISANSNKVYTFAILFGLGAGMGLILLVRFLNPYIYDKETVEGLTNTPIIGVIRKFPDYIDQDNRQALSIAKPKSVFAESVRSVRTNLSFLASHKKSKVICITSEISGEGKSFVTVNLAGTLALIEKKVILIAADLRKSRLHKVFGSDNRKGLSSVLSGQHSLADVLIHDEVHHIDFIPSGPVPPNPSELLHTAAMRDLLKALEKEYDYVLVDTAPVGLVSDAIPLIRNSDVNLFVIRSGVSQTRAAAIPERLSREYGLSNMAIVLNAFGDDALYANYYTTDYSRGGGNSTYYYSDYSGYSGSGYYDDENRKWWMFWKKK from the coding sequence ATGGAAAAAGCAGAAGATTTAGAGGTTAAGGCGGTTAGCCAACAAATTGATTTTTATAAAATATTCAGGGTATTTTGGAGCAGGTGGTATTGGATTGCTGGCTGCATTGCCATTGCACTGGTTGTTGCTAAAATAAAGGTACTTTATACATTACCTATTTACCAAACCGGAGCATCGCTTAAACTACAGGACAGTAACCCGAGTGTGAGCACAAACAACCAAATGCCCACACAGGTTTATAATTATACCGATAAAATTCAGGCAGAAAGTTTTGTGATCCGCAGTAACGATGTTGTACTTAATGCCATTGCTAGCCTGGATTACAAAATTTCCTACTATTTAAAAGGCAGGATCAGGACAACAGAACTATACCCAAGTATTCCTTTTCAGATCGAAATTATACAACAGGATTCGGTAAACTTTAATCGGGGTTTGTACAATATAGAAGCGATTGACAATAAAAGCTTTAGCATTAGTGATCCTAACAACGAAAAAGCCAAACCAACCATCCACCGCTACGGAGAGGTATTAAATATGGGCAATATGCGATTCCGCATTAAATCCATTGTTCCAAAAGGCGATTATAGCTTTAAATTTAATACCAAAGAAGATTTTATCGGACGGGCAATGGGTTTAAATGTAGCGGAGGCCGCACGCTTTACCAATGTAATGAGTTTAAGTTTAACAGATGGTAATCCTGTTTTTGCTGCCGATATGCTCAATGCCATTATGAAGGAATATGTGCGTTACGATTTGATCCAGAGGCAACGTTCGGCTAAACAGACGGTCCAATTTATTGATACGCAACTGGGCTTTATTAATACTGAGGCGGGTAAATCTGGCAACACGTTGGCGAACTACAAAACCCAGAACAAAATGGTCGATCTTGGATCTACCACCTCTACAACAATCGGTAAATTATCAGATTTTGAGAAACAAAAAACAGAACTAAATATTAAACAACTGGCGATTAAACAACTGGAAGACCAAGTGAACAATAACCGTTCGAAGGTAGAGATTGGCTTAGATATAGAAGGTGATTTAAATAGCGGACTGGGAACTTTAGTTACTCAACTCAACACCTTACTCGCGAATAGAATACTCAAACTCAATCAATTTAATGCAGATTCGCAACCCGTTAAACAAATCGATCAGCAGATCGCCAATGTAAAAGCGAGCATCAGGAGCAGTGTGCAGGCCATGCGCAATAATAATGAACAGACCATCCGTTATATCAACAGCCAAATTTCTGCGGTAAATCAAAACATAAGCACCATTCCGGCCAAAGAACAAAACTTTGTTAAACTCAGCACCAACTTCGAAGTAAACAACAAAGTGCGTTCTTATTTATCTGAAAAAAAATTAGAAGCAGAAATGAATGCTGCGGCCACGGTATCTGGTGCCGCTATTGTAAATTTAGCTTATCCATCTTATTATTCTATTTCTGCGAATTCGAATAAGGTTTACACTTTTGCCATTTTATTTGGTTTAGGTGCAGGTATGGGTTTGATCTTGCTGGTACGTTTTTTAAATCCTTACATCTATGACAAGGAAACCGTAGAAGGCTTAACGAATACGCCTATCATCGGGGTAATCCGCAAATTCCCCGATTATATTGATCAAGATAACCGCCAGGCCTTATCTATTGCTAAACCTAAATCAGTTTTTGCCGAATCGGTTAGGTCCGTACGTACCAATTTGAGCTTTTTAGCCAGCCATAAAAAAAGTAAGGTGATTTGTATTACCTCTGAGATATCGGGTGAAGGGAAATCATTTGTGACTGTAAACCTGGCGGGCACGCTTGCGTTAATTGAGAAAAAAGTAATTTTAATTGCTGCCGATTTACGTAAATCAAGACTACATAAAGTTTTTGGAAGCGATAACCGTAAAGGACTGAGCTCCGTCTTGTCCGGACAGCATAGTTTAGCAGATGTCCTCATCCATGACGAGGTACATCATATCGACTTTATTCCATCAGGCCCCGTACCCCCCAATCCTTCAGAGCTTTTGCATACTGCCGCCATGCGCGATTTACTAAAGGCTTTAGAAAAAGAATATGATTATGTTTTGGTCGATACGGCTCCGGTAGGCCTGGTTTCGGATGCTATACCGCTGATCAGGAACTCTGATGTAAATCTTTTTGTGATCCGTTCAGGTGTATCGCAAACACGGGCAGCAGCTATTCCAGAGCGGTTATCACGGGAGTATGGATTAAGCAATATGGCCATTGTATTAAATGCATTTGGTGATGATGCCCTTTATGCGAATTATTATACAACTGATTATAGCCGTGGTGGTGGCAACAGCACTTATTATTATTCTGACTATTCGGGATATTCTGGCTCAGGTTATTACGATGATGAGAATAGGAAATGGTGGATGTTTTGGAAGAAGAAGTAA